Proteins co-encoded in one Brassica rapa cultivar Chiifu-401-42 chromosome A02, CAAS_Brap_v3.01, whole genome shotgun sequence genomic window:
- the LOC103848557 gene encoding allene oxide synthase, chloroplastic: MASASPHFPISLHARLHQTTTARSTPLKFSSTRVLTRPIKASTSETPPDLAVETRTGSGSKDLPIRTIPGSYGLPIIGPLKDRNDYFHKQKPEEFFKSRIRKYNSTVFRVNMPPGGFIADNPQVVALLDGKSFPVLFDVDKVEKKDLFTGTYMPSTELTGGYRILSYLDPSEPNHAKLKSLLFHLLKSSRNRIFPEFKATYSELFDSIEKELAANGKADFGGPGDAAAFNFLARAMYGKDPADTKLGSDAPSLITKWVFFNLHPLLTLGLPSIIEDPLLHTFRLPSALVKSDYQRLYEFFLESSGEILVEAEKLGISREEAAHNLLFATCFNTWGGMKILFSNLVKRVGRAGTKLQIRLAEEIRSVIKSNGGELTMGGIEQMELTKSVVFECLRFEPPVPAQYARAKKDFVIESHDAAFRVKAGEMLYGYQPLATRDPKIFERAEEFVPERFLGEEGERLLQHVVWSNGPQTENPTVGNKQCAGKDFVVLVARLFLIEIFRRYDSFDIEVGSSPLGSSVTFTSLRKASF, translated from the coding sequence ATGGCCTCTGCTTCACCTCATTTCCCTATTTCTCTTCACGCTCGGCTTCACCAAACAACCACCGCTCGATCAACACCACTAAAATTCTCCTCGACTCGAGTTTTAACCCGGCCGATCAAAGCCTCAACGTCAGAGACTCCTCCTGATCTAGCCGTGGAGACCCGCACCGGATCCGGATCCAAAGATCTCCCCATCCGAACCATCCCTGGAAGCTACGGTCTACCAATTATAGGTCCACTAAAAGACCGTAACGATTACTTCCACAAGCAAAAACCCGAGGAGTTCTTCAAATCACGAATCCGTAAATACAACTCCACAGTGTTTCGAGTCAATATGCCACCAGGAGGTTTCATAGCCGACAATCCCCAAGTCGTGGCTTTACTCGACGGAAAAAGCTTCCCGGTTTTGTTCGATGTTGATAAGGTCGAGAAGAAAGATCTCTTCACCGGCACTTACATGCCCTCGACGGAGCTAACCGGAGGCTACCGTATCTTATCATACCTGGACCCGTCGGAGCCGAATCACGCCAAGCTCAAATCTTTACTCTTCCATCTACTCAAGTCCTCTCGAAACCGAATCTTCCCGGAGTTTAAAGCTACATACTCAGAGCTTTTCGATTCGATTGAGAAAGAGCTCGCCGCTAACGGAAAAGCAGATTTTGGTGGTCCCGGTGACGCAGCAGCTTTCAATTTCTTGGCGCGAGCTATGTACGGGAAGGATCCAGCGGATACGAAGCTTGGATCGGATGCGCCGAGTCTGATTACGAAATGGGTCTTCTTCAATCTCCATCCTTTGTTGACTCTCGGGCTACCGTCAATCATAGAAGATCCTCTTCTCCATACTTTCCGGTTACCGTCGGCGTTAGTCAAGTCTGATTACCAGAGACTCTACGAGTTCTTCCTAGAATCTTCCGGCGAGATTCTAGTTGAGGCTGAGAAATTGGGTATCTCGCGAGAAGAAGCTGCTCACAACCTTCTCTTCGCCACGTGTTTCAACACGTGGGGAGGGATGAAAATTCTGTTCTCGAATCTGGTTAAACGGGTCGGGCGGGCAGGTACGAAACTCCAGATCCGATTAGCGGAGGAGATAAGATCTGTTATCAAATCCAACGGCGGGGAGCTCACGATGGGAGGGATTGAGCAGATGGAGCTCACGAAATCAGTCGTTTTCGAGTGTCTCCGGTTCGAACCGCCGGTTCCGGCGCAATATGCTCGTGCTAAGAAGGATTTCGTGATCGAGAGCCACGACGCGGCGTTTAGAGTCAAGGCGGGAGAAATGCTTTATGGATATCAACCGCTTGCGACTAGGGATCCGAAGATATTTGAAAGAGCGGAGGAGTTTGTGCCGGAGAGGTTTCTCGGGGAGGAAGGAGAGAGGTTGTTGCAGCATGTGGTGTGGTCGAATGGTCCGCAGACGGAGAATCCCACGGTGGGGAATAAACAGTGCGCCGGTAAGGACTTTGTTGTTTTGGTGGCGAGGTTATTTTTGATTGAGATTTTCAGGAGGTATGATTCCTTTGATATTGAGGTTGGCTCCTCGCCGTTGGGAAGCTCCGTTACATTCACGTCTCTGAGGAAGGCTAGCTTTTAG
- the LOC103839302 gene encoding glutathione S-transferase T3 — MVCTTQPIEIGSSEVPKPPERRKWTTKEDLVLISAWLNTSKDPITSNEQKLGAFWKRIEEYVNASPLLVGSIPREWSQCKQRWGRVNEQVCKFVGCHQAALKEQASGQNENDVMKVAHDIFFNDYKAKFSLEHCWRELRFDQKWRSHSLTSNGAKEKRKETADEVGREEDVRPPGVKASKAAKRKKHGNEAAFDQFETILAAKNMLSKQKILDRLLGKNADTLTDQELALKNKLISELL, encoded by the exons ATGGTCTGT ACCACTCAGCCAATAGAAATAGGATCTTCTGAGGTTCCTAAACCTCCGGAAAGGAGGAAGTGGACAACCAAAGAAGATTTGGTGTTGATCAGTGCTTGGTTGAACACCAGCAAAGATCCAATAACCAGTAATGAGCAGAAGCTAGGAGCATTTTGGAAGAGAATAGAGGAATACGTGAATGCTAGCCCGCTGCTCGTTGGCTCCATTCCTAGGGAGTGGAGTCAATGTAAGCAGAGGTGGGGAAGGGTTAATGAGCAGGTGTGTAAGTTCGTGGGATGTCATCAAGCTGCTCTGAAGGAGCAGGCGAGTGGACAGAACGAGAATGATGTCATGAAGGTGGCTCATGACATCTTCTTTAATGACTACAAAGCCAAGTTCAGTCTTGAACATTGTTGGAGGGAGCTTCGGTTTGATCAAAAATGGAGATCACACAGTCTGACATCAAATGGTGCAAAGGAGAAAAGGAAGGAAACTGCGGATGAGGTGGGTCGCGAGGAAGATGTTAGACCTCCCGGAGTCAAGGCTAGCAAAGCAGCAAAACGCAAGAAGCATGGCAATGAAGCAGCGTTTGATCAGTTCGAAACCATTCTAGCAGCCAAGAATATGTTATCCAAACAGAAAATACTTGATAGGTTGCTAGGAAAAAACGCTGATACACTTACAGATCAAGAGCTTGCTCTAAAAAATAAACTCATATCTGAATTGCTTTAA